From Pseudomonas poae, the proteins below share one genomic window:
- a CDS encoding CrfX protein: MHDPFEQSLRDMLNASPSNRDDDACLGRVLKTANRQVGAGDLFGLLGRWVPALMMALNNGSAHVSPVSRRKPLARTADKAD, from the coding sequence ATGCACGATCCGTTCGAACAGTCTTTGCGTGACATGCTCAATGCTTCGCCGTCCAACCGTGACGACGATGCCTGCCTGGGCCGCGTGTTGAAAACCGCCAACCGTCAGGTGGGGGCGGGTGACTTGTTCGGTCTGCTCGGCCGCTGGGTGCCGGCGTTGATGATGGCCCTGAACAATGGTTCGGCCCACGTATCGCCTGTTTCCCGTCGTAAACCTCTTGCTCGTACTGCTGATAAGGCTGATTGA
- a CDS encoding PLP-dependent aminotransferase family protein: protein MAVKTNIDMVSIMREGLSNGQGVKYKRLSDVMERGILEGLIEPGRKLPPHRVLSDNLGVTIGTISRAYGELERLGLVVARVGDGTFVRKRGMERQRDEGFRNFSEEPRQYFDMSRNMHIPGQETAFLAQSFQTLSNNAKFLQDISAYTPDAGLPRYRDAGAQWLVQRDFHPIPEQVICVNGGQHGLLCAMMALLRAGDTVVTEQLTYPGLITAARMLGVRLIGLEMDEEGVLPSALDEICRNHRVSALYCTPTIQNPTTAVLSVARREALVKVCREHNLLILEDEAHGVLVEDRPPPLSHFAPERTILISSLSKAVSAGLRVGYVHAPPALVSRISAALRSTCWMATPVTLELATQWIENGTAEYLLRQQINEISRRKALVQDLLAGLAYRTHLNSPHFWIEVPEPWRASEIEAELKQNNYLIATAEAFAVGQTAVPQFIRASICNTSGDDQLLRAGFDALATALGQGVGGFTCKCRAFR, encoded by the coding sequence ATGGCTGTCAAAACAAATATTGACATGGTGTCAATTATGCGTGAGGGGTTGTCCAACGGGCAGGGCGTGAAGTACAAGCGCCTGTCCGACGTCATGGAGCGGGGCATCCTTGAAGGCTTGATTGAACCGGGAAGAAAACTGCCGCCCCATCGGGTGCTTTCCGACAATCTTGGCGTGACCATCGGCACCATCAGCCGGGCCTACGGCGAGCTGGAACGCCTGGGGTTGGTAGTGGCGCGGGTCGGTGACGGCACGTTCGTGCGCAAGCGTGGGATGGAGCGCCAGCGTGATGAAGGCTTTCGCAACTTCAGCGAGGAGCCGCGCCAGTACTTCGACATGAGCCGCAACATGCATATCCCGGGGCAGGAAACGGCCTTTCTGGCGCAGAGTTTTCAAACCCTGTCGAACAACGCCAAATTCCTCCAGGACATCAGTGCCTATACCCCGGATGCCGGCCTGCCGCGCTACCGTGACGCGGGTGCGCAGTGGCTGGTGCAGCGTGATTTTCATCCGATTCCCGAACAAGTCATCTGCGTCAATGGCGGCCAGCATGGCCTACTCTGCGCGATGATGGCGTTGCTGCGGGCCGGCGATACGGTGGTCACCGAACAACTGACCTACCCCGGGCTGATCACCGCCGCGCGCATGCTGGGTGTGCGGCTGATCGGCCTGGAGATGGACGAGGAAGGTGTACTGCCGAGTGCGCTGGATGAAATCTGTCGTAATCACCGGGTTTCCGCGCTGTATTGCACGCCGACCATCCAGAACCCGACCACCGCGGTGTTATCGGTGGCGCGCCGCGAGGCGCTGGTCAAGGTGTGCCGGGAACACAATCTGCTGATTCTTGAGGACGAAGCCCACGGTGTATTGGTCGAAGACCGACCTCCGCCCCTCAGCCATTTCGCCCCCGAACGTACGATTTTGATCAGTAGCCTGAGCAAAGCGGTGTCGGCCGGGCTGCGGGTGGGTTATGTGCATGCGCCGCCGGCGTTGGTCAGCCGTATTTCGGCAGCCCTGCGTTCGACCTGCTGGATGGCCACGCCCGTCACCCTTGAGCTGGCCACCCAGTGGATCGAAAACGGCACGGCGGAATACTTGTTGCGCCAGCAGATCAATGAGATCAGCCGGCGTAAGGCGCTGGTGCAGGATTTGCTGGCCGGCCTTGCCTACCGCACTCATCTGAACAGCCCACACTTCTGGATTGAAGTGCCGGAGCCGTGGCGTGCGTCGGAAATCGAGGCGGAACTCAAGCAGAACAATTACCTGATCGCCACCGCCGAGGCGTTTGCCGTGGGGCAGACGGCGGTGCCGCAGTTTATCCGGGCGAGTATCTGCAATACCTCAGGCGATGATCAGTTGTTGCGGGCCGGGTTTGATGCGCTGGCGACGGCGTTGGGGCAGGGGGTGGGCGGTTTCACCTGTAAATGTCGAGCCTTCAGGTGA
- a CDS encoding EamA family transporter encodes MAGLVTSVMFLIVCLSWGTTWLGIKIAVESVPPLTSAGLRFLIAFPLFLCFAMVRREPILFPRESRWFFVFVTLSYFSVPYYLLNYGEMHVSSGLTALLFSCMPVFILIFSALFLRERIYFSQVVGIGIGFGSLYMIIKSQGLHLDHAEFFGVLAILTAAIMHALCYVITKQKGSAISVITYNTLPIGIAGLMLFIAGLWFETPAFEDITLRSWSALFYLGLVASVGGFIVYFMLLKRLSPIILSFVFIIFPVFAVIIGAWYEGMAISRDLMLYSAVLLAGFAITKLPVEKLLAKKN; translated from the coding sequence TTGGCCGGCCTGGTGACCAGCGTGATGTTCCTGATCGTGTGCCTGAGTTGGGGCACCACTTGGCTGGGGATCAAAATTGCCGTGGAGAGCGTGCCGCCGCTGACCTCCGCCGGCCTGCGTTTCCTGATCGCTTTCCCGCTGTTCCTGTGTTTTGCCATGGTGCGCCGCGAGCCCATTCTGTTTCCGCGTGAGAGCCGCTGGTTCTTCGTATTCGTGACTCTGTCCTACTTCAGCGTTCCGTATTACCTGCTCAACTACGGCGAGATGCATGTGTCGTCCGGCCTCACCGCCCTGCTGTTCAGCTGCATGCCGGTGTTCATCCTGATTTTCTCCGCGCTGTTCCTGCGCGAACGCATCTACTTCTCCCAGGTGGTCGGTATTGGTATCGGCTTCGGCAGCCTCTACATGATTATCAAGAGCCAGGGCCTGCACCTGGACCACGCCGAGTTTTTCGGGGTATTGGCGATTCTGACCGCCGCGATCATGCATGCCTTGTGCTACGTCATTACCAAGCAAAAAGGCAGTGCCATCAGCGTGATCACCTACAACACCCTGCCCATCGGCATTGCCGGGCTGATGCTGTTCATCGCCGGGCTGTGGTTTGAAACACCGGCCTTCGAAGACATCACCCTGCGTTCCTGGAGCGCGCTGTTCTACCTGGGGCTGGTGGCGTCGGTGGGCGGGTTTATCGTGTATTTCATGCTGCTCAAGCGCTTGAGCCCGATCATCCTGTCGTTCGTGTTCATCATCTTCCCGGTGTTCGCGGTGATCATCGGCGCCTGGTACGAAGGCATGGCGATTTCCCGCGACCTGATGCTGTACTCGGCCGTCCTGCTGGCCGGCTTTGCGATCACCAAATTGCCCGTTGAAAAACTTCTGGCCAAGAAAAATTGA
- the rraA gene encoding ribonuclease E activity regulator RraA, which produces MNHYVTPDLCDAYPDLVQVLEPMFSNFGGRDSFGGEIVTIKCFEDNSLVKEQADQPGAGKVLVVDGGGSLRRALLGDMIAEKAAKNGWEGLVIYGCIRDVDVIAQTDLGVQALASHPMKTDKRGIGDLNVVVTFAGVTFRPGEYIYADNNGVIVSPSPLKMPE; this is translated from the coding sequence ATGAACCATTACGTGACCCCCGACCTGTGCGACGCCTATCCGGACCTGGTGCAGGTGCTCGAACCGATGTTCAGCAATTTCGGCGGCCGAGACTCCTTCGGCGGCGAGATTGTCACTATCAAGTGTTTCGAGGATAACTCCCTGGTCAAGGAGCAGGCCGACCAGCCGGGCGCCGGCAAGGTGTTGGTGGTCGACGGTGGTGGTTCCCTGCGGCGCGCCCTGCTCGGCGATATGATCGCCGAGAAAGCCGCAAAAAACGGTTGGGAAGGGCTGGTGATCTACGGCTGCATCCGTGATGTCGACGTGATCGCCCAGACCGATCTGGGGGTGCAGGCCCTGGCCAGCCACCCGATGAAGACCGACAAGCGCGGCATCGGCGACCTGAACGTAGTGGTTACCTTTGCCGGCGTGACGTTCCGCCCGGGTGAATACATCTATGCCGACAATAATGGCGTGATCGTGTCGCCCAGCCCGCTGAAAATGCCTGAATAA
- a CDS encoding mechanosensitive ion channel, with protein MELDLWTQSLVTAMTALWTKVANFIPNLFGALVLVLLGFVVAKLLDTLLSKLLAKLGLDRLMAGTGLTKLLGRAGLQVPISTLIGKIVYWFVLLIFLVSAAQSLGLERVSATLDMLALYLPKVFGGALVLLVGVLLAQLANGLVRGAAEGVGLDYAAGLGRIAQGLVIIISISVAISQLEVKTDLLNHVIVIVLITVGLAVALAMGLGSREIAGQILAGIYVRELYQVGQQVRIGEVEGQIEEIGTVKTTVLTDDGDLVSLSNRILLEQQVSSR; from the coding sequence ATGGAACTTGATCTCTGGACCCAGAGCCTGGTCACCGCGATGACCGCATTGTGGACCAAGGTGGCGAATTTCATTCCCAACCTGTTTGGTGCTCTGGTACTGGTGCTGCTGGGCTTTGTCGTGGCCAAGCTGCTCGATACGCTGTTGTCGAAATTGCTCGCAAAACTCGGCCTCGATCGCCTGATGGCAGGCACTGGCCTGACCAAGCTTTTGGGACGTGCCGGGTTGCAGGTGCCGATCTCCACATTGATCGGCAAGATAGTTTATTGGTTTGTTTTGCTGATTTTTCTGGTTTCTGCGGCTCAATCCCTTGGACTTGAGCGAGTTTCAGCTACGCTCGACATGCTGGCGCTGTATTTGCCGAAGGTTTTCGGTGGCGCGCTGGTACTGCTGGTAGGCGTGTTGCTGGCGCAACTGGCCAATGGCCTGGTGCGCGGCGCCGCCGAAGGCGTGGGGCTGGACTATGCTGCCGGCTTGGGGCGAATCGCCCAAGGGCTGGTGATCATCATCAGTATTTCGGTCGCGATCAGCCAGTTGGAGGTCAAAACCGACCTGCTCAACCATGTGATTGTGATTGTTTTGATTACCGTTGGTCTGGCCGTTGCGCTGGCAATGGGGTTGGGAAGCCGGGAAATTGCCGGGCAGATTCTTGCGGGAATCTATGTGCGTGAGCTGTATCAGGTAGGGCAACAGGTGCGTATCGGCGAGGTCGAAGGGCAAATCGAGGAGATCGGCACAGTCAAGACGACGGTGCTGACCGATGATGGCGACCTGGTGTCGTTGTCCAATCGGATTCTCCTCGAGCAGCAGGTCAGTAGCCGCTAA
- a CDS encoding alanyl-tRNA editing protein yields the protein MSVHTMETLALFDSAPYQNAFNARVIAVSEHGIALEHTLFYPTGGGQPGDTGQLTLEDGTQVEVTGTVRDPVLRSIIWHQVQHCPEQLTAGVAVDAQIDWDRRYQHMKMHTCLHLLCSIIDAPVTGCSISADKGRLDFDLPEMTLDKDSITRDLNALIEQAHAVKTLSMPASEYATLLQITRTQAVAPPVVQGSVRVIEIGGIDIQPCGGTHVINTEEIGRVFCEKIEKKSKHNRRVILRFEGAIDTNAG from the coding sequence ATGTCCGTACACACCATGGAAACCCTGGCGCTGTTCGACAGTGCGCCCTACCAGAACGCGTTCAACGCCCGGGTGATTGCCGTCAGCGAACACGGCATCGCCCTGGAACACACGCTGTTTTACCCCACGGGCGGCGGTCAGCCGGGCGATACCGGCCAGCTGACCCTGGAGGACGGAACGCAGGTTGAAGTGACCGGTACGGTGCGCGACCCGGTGCTACGCTCGATCATCTGGCACCAGGTGCAGCACTGCCCCGAACAGTTGACGGCCGGGGTTGCGGTGGATGCACAGATTGATTGGGACCGCCGCTACCAGCACATGAAAATGCACACCTGCCTGCACCTGCTGTGCTCGATCATCGACGCGCCGGTGACCGGTTGCAGCATCAGCGCGGATAAAGGACGCCTGGATTTCGACCTGCCGGAAATGACCCTGGACAAGGACAGCATCACCCGCGACCTCAACGCGCTGATCGAACAGGCGCATGCGGTCAAAACCCTGTCGATGCCCGCGTCGGAGTACGCCACTCTGCTGCAGATCACCCGCACCCAGGCGGTTGCGCCACCGGTGGTCCAGGGTTCGGTACGCGTGATTGAAATTGGCGGGATTGATATCCAGCCCTGTGGCGGCACCCATGTGATCAACACCGAGGAAATCGGCCGGGTGTTCTGCGAGAAAATCGAAAAGAAGAGCAAGCACAACCGCCGGGTGATTTTGCGCTTTGAGGGAGCGATTGATACTAATGCGGGCTAG
- the ppsA gene encoding phosphoenolpyruvate synthase, translating to MVEYVVSLDKLGVHDVEHVGGKNASLGEMISNLAGAGVSVPGGFATTAQAYRDFLELSGLNAQIHAALDALDALDVDDVNALAKTGSQIRQWIMDAEFPEKLNEEIRTAFATLSAGNPDMAVAVRSSATAEDLPDASFAGQQETFLNIRGVENVIRAAKEVFASLFNDRAISYRVHQGFDHKLVALSAGVQRMVRSETGTAGVMFTLDTESGFRDVVFITGAYGLGETVVQGAVNPDEFYVHKHTLEAGRPAILRRNLGSKAIKMIYGDEAKAGRSVKTVDVDKAERARFCLTDAEVSELAKQAMIIEKHYKCPMDIEWAKDGDDGKLYIVQARPETVKSRTSANVMERYLLKETGTVLVEGRAIGQRIGAGKVRIIKDVSEMDKVQPGDVLVSDMTDPDWEPVMKRASAIVTNRGGRTCHAAIIARELGIPAVVGCGNATQLLKDGQGVTVSCAEGDTGFIFEGELGFDIKQNSIDAMPDLPFKIMMNVGNPDRAFDFAQLPNAGVGLARLEFIINRMIGVHPKALLNYDSLPLDIKESVDKRIAGYNDPVGFYVEKLVEGISTLAAAFYPKKVIVRLSDFKSNEYANLIGGKLYEPEEENPMLGFRGASRYISEAFRDCFELECRALKRVRNEMGLTNVEIMVPFVRTLGEASQVVDLLAENGLSRGENGLRVIMMCELPSNAILAEEFLEFFDGFSIGSNDLTQLTLGLDRDSGIIAHLFDERNPAVKKLLANAIQACNKAGKYIGICGQGPSDHPDLAKWLMEQGIESVSLNPDSVLETWFFLAEGQASA from the coding sequence TTGGTAGAGTACGTAGTTTCCCTCGATAAGCTCGGCGTCCATGATGTAGAGCACGTAGGGGGCAAGAACGCATCCCTCGGCGAGATGATCAGTAATCTTGCAGGCGCTGGTGTGTCGGTGCCGGGTGGTTTCGCCACCACGGCCCAGGCTTACCGCGATTTTCTCGAACTGAGCGGCCTCAATGCTCAGATCCACGCCGCGCTGGACGCTCTGGACGCTCTGGACGTCGATGACGTCAATGCCCTGGCCAAGACCGGCAGCCAGATCCGCCAATGGATCATGGACGCCGAGTTCCCCGAGAAGCTCAACGAAGAAATCCGCACCGCCTTTGCCACGCTGTCTGCCGGCAACCCGGACATGGCCGTCGCCGTGCGCTCCTCGGCCACCGCTGAAGACTTGCCCGACGCCTCCTTCGCCGGCCAGCAGGAAACCTTCCTGAATATCCGCGGCGTGGAAAACGTGATCCGCGCAGCCAAGGAAGTGTTCGCCTCGCTGTTCAACGATCGCGCCATTTCCTACCGTGTTCACCAGGGGTTCGACCACAAGCTGGTGGCCCTGTCTGCCGGCGTGCAGCGCATGGTGCGTTCGGAAACCGGCACCGCCGGCGTGATGTTCACTCTGGATACCGAATCGGGCTTCCGTGACGTGGTGTTTATCACCGGCGCCTACGGCCTGGGCGAAACCGTCGTACAAGGCGCGGTCAACCCCGACGAATTCTACGTCCACAAACACACCCTTGAGGCCGGCCGCCCGGCCATCCTGCGCCGCAACCTGGGCAGCAAGGCGATCAAGATGATCTACGGCGACGAGGCCAAGGCCGGTCGCTCGGTGAAAACCGTTGACGTCGACAAGGCCGAGCGTGCGCGTTTCTGCCTGACCGACGCTGAAGTCAGTGAATTGGCCAAACAAGCGATGATCATCGAAAAGCACTACAAGTGCCCGATGGACATCGAATGGGCCAAGGACGGTGACGACGGCAAGCTGTATATCGTGCAAGCGCGTCCGGAAACCGTGAAGAGCCGCACCTCGGCCAACGTCATGGAGCGTTACCTGCTGAAAGAAACCGGCACCGTGCTGGTTGAAGGCCGCGCCATCGGCCAGCGCATCGGCGCAGGCAAGGTACGGATCATCAAGGACGTGTCCGAAATGGACAAAGTCCAGCCCGGCGACGTATTGGTCTCCGACATGACCGACCCCGACTGGGAGCCGGTAATGAAGCGTGCCAGCGCCATCGTCACCAACCGTGGCGGGCGCACCTGCCACGCGGCGATCATCGCCCGTGAGCTGGGGATTCCGGCAGTCGTCGGGTGCGGCAATGCCACTCAGCTGTTGAAAGACGGTCAGGGTGTGACCGTGTCCTGCGCCGAAGGCGACACCGGTTTCATCTTCGAAGGTGAGCTGGGCTTCGATATCAAGCAGAACTCCATCGACGCCATGCCGGACCTGCCGTTCAAAATCATGATGAACGTCGGCAACCCGGACCGCGCCTTCGACTTCGCGCAGTTGCCGAACGCCGGTGTGGGCCTGGCCCGCCTGGAGTTCATCATCAACCGCATGATCGGCGTGCACCCCAAGGCCCTGCTGAACTACGACAGCCTGCCGCTGGATATCAAGGAAAGCGTCGACAAACGCATCGCCGGCTACAACGACCCAGTGGGCTTCTATGTCGAGAAACTGGTGGAAGGCATCAGCACCCTGGCGGCGGCGTTCTACCCGAAAAAGGTCATCGTGCGCCTGTCGGACTTCAAGTCCAACGAATACGCCAACCTGATCGGCGGCAAGCTCTACGAGCCGGAAGAAGAAAACCCGATGCTGGGCTTCCGTGGCGCCTCGCGTTACATCAGCGAAGCTTTCCGTGACTGCTTCGAACTCGAGTGCCGCGCCCTCAAGCGCGTGCGCAACGAGATGGGCCTGACCAACGTCGAAATCATGGTGCCATTCGTGCGTACCCTGGGCGAGGCGAGCCAGGTGGTGGACCTGCTGGCTGAAAACGGCCTGTCCCGTGGTGAGAACGGCCTGCGCGTGATCATGATGTGCGAGCTGCCGTCCAACGCGATCCTGGCTGAAGAGTTCCTGGAATTCTTCGACGGTTTCTCCATCGGCTCCAACGACTTGACCCAGCTGACCCTAGGCCTGGACCGCGACTCCGGGATCATCGCGCACCTGTTCGACGAGCGTAACCCTGCGGTCAAGAAGCTGCTGGCCAACGCCATCCAGGCGTGTAATAAGGCTGGCAAGTACATCGGCATCTGCGGTCAAGGCCCTTCCGATCATCCGGACCTGGCCAAATGGCTGATGGAGCAGGGTATCGAAAGCGTTTCGCTGAACCCCGATTCCGTGCTGGAAACCTGGTTCTTCCTGGCGGAAGGCCAAGCGTCCGCCTAA
- a CDS encoding kinase/pyrophosphorylase — translation MKRSAFFISDGTGITAETLGQSLLAQFENITFAKFTRPYIDSVDKARAMVQQINLAAEKDGFRPIIFDTIVNQDIREILATSNGFMIDIFSTFLAPLEQELSEHSSYSVGKSHSIGHNSNYMERIEAVNFALDNDDGARTHYYDKADLILVGVSRCGKTPTCLYMAMQFGIRAANYPLTEDDMEHLTLPAALRAHSHKLFGLTIDPDRLTAIRNERKPNSRYSSYAQCEFEVREVENLFRRENIAHINSTHFSVEEISAKILVEKGVERRFK, via the coding sequence ATGAAACGATCTGCTTTCTTTATCTCCGACGGCACCGGCATTACAGCCGAAACATTGGGCCAAAGCCTGCTCGCGCAGTTCGAAAACATTACCTTCGCCAAATTCACACGGCCCTATATCGACAGCGTGGATAAAGCGCGGGCCATGGTACAACAAATCAATCTGGCGGCTGAAAAAGACGGCTTTCGGCCGATCATTTTCGACACCATCGTCAATCAAGACATCCGTGAGATCCTCGCAACCTCCAATGGTTTCATGATCGACATTTTCTCGACCTTCCTGGCGCCGCTGGAGCAGGAGTTGAGTGAACACTCCTCTTATTCCGTAGGAAAGTCCCATTCCATTGGTCATAACTCCAACTATATGGAGCGGATCGAAGCGGTGAACTTCGCCCTCGATAACGACGATGGCGCCCGCACCCACTACTACGACAAGGCCGATCTGATCCTGGTGGGCGTGTCGCGCTGCGGCAAAACGCCCACCTGTCTGTACATGGCCATGCAATTCGGTATCCGTGCGGCCAACTACCCGTTGACCGAAGACGACATGGAGCACCTCACCCTGCCGGCCGCGCTGCGTGCGCATTCGCACAAGCTGTTCGGCCTGACCATCGACCCCGACCGCCTGACCGCGATCCGCAACGAACGCAAGCCCAACAGCCGCTACTCCAGCTATGCCCAGTGCGAGTTCGAAGTACGCGAAGTGGAAAATCTGTTCCGGCGCGAGAATATTGCGCACATCAATTCCACGCATTTTTCGGTGGAAGAGATATCGGCGAAGATTCTGGTGGAGAAAGGCGTGGAGCGTAGATTCAAGTAG
- the moeB gene encoding molybdopterin-synthase adenylyltransferase MoeB, with the protein MEVLRPTALEQIYAHASRSYPEECCGFIFADGSVYLGSNIQNELHRKHPERYPRSAANGYTFSVADTLLMNKAFRSNNPVVVIYHSHPDVGAYFSDEDQDKALFMGEPIYPVSYLVVDVRQGQALGSKLFAWDGKHFALQPFNDLHTELSMNAVSFPDILVRVAKLPESTLEGTGSTLREVIENLCSSHPQLRPHLFHEKNNQLKEHFLFTAEEELIDADEPLPEKARIEVLLATSGGMDVDALSNEEVQRYVRHITLPGVGREGQLNLKKAKVLIIGTGGLGSPISLYLAAAGIGTLGLVDFDVVESSNLQRQIVHGNSTLGMPKVESAKQRLQDLNRHIRINAHNTALNADNALKLVGAYDLVIDGTDNFDTRYLVNDACVQLGKPLVYGAIYRFDGQISVLNHKGGPCYRCLFPSAPPAELAPNCSAGGVIGVLPGVVGMIQATEAIKLLIGIGEPLSGRLMRFDALAMKFSEIRFKRRADCPCCSALRHSETLTPTACADAVPSQPSLAEERYIKPQVLKQVLEHHSSADVLLDVRDASELEVCKLPGVLHIPLAELDGQLDSLSRDNTHYLICYAGTRAEQAASTLLAAGFANTKVLQGGMKHWVRDVEPDMPLY; encoded by the coding sequence ATGGAAGTCCTCCGCCCCACCGCCCTGGAACAGATCTACGCCCACGCCAGCCGCAGCTACCCCGAAGAATGCTGCGGTTTCATCTTCGCCGATGGCAGCGTGTACCTGGGCAGCAATATCCAGAATGAACTGCACCGCAAGCACCCCGAGAGGTACCCGCGCAGCGCCGCTAACGGCTACACGTTCTCGGTGGCCGACACGCTGTTGATGAACAAGGCGTTTCGCAGCAACAACCCAGTGGTGGTGATCTACCACTCCCACCCGGATGTCGGCGCCTACTTCAGTGATGAAGACCAGGACAAGGCGCTGTTCATGGGCGAGCCGATCTACCCCGTCAGCTACCTGGTGGTCGACGTTCGCCAGGGCCAGGCCCTGGGCTCCAAGCTGTTTGCCTGGGATGGCAAGCATTTCGCCCTTCAACCCTTCAACGACCTGCACACGGAGTTGTCCATGAACGCTGTCTCTTTCCCTGACATTCTGGTTCGCGTGGCCAAGCTGCCGGAATCGACCCTTGAGGGCACCGGATCGACATTGCGCGAAGTCATTGAAAACCTCTGCAGCAGCCATCCACAGCTGCGCCCGCACCTGTTCCACGAAAAGAACAACCAGCTCAAGGAACACTTCCTGTTTACGGCCGAGGAAGAGCTGATCGACGCCGATGAGCCCCTGCCGGAAAAAGCCAGGATCGAAGTATTGCTCGCCACCTCCGGCGGCATGGACGTCGATGCCCTGAGCAATGAAGAAGTGCAGCGCTATGTGCGCCACATCACCCTGCCCGGCGTCGGCCGCGAAGGCCAACTGAACCTCAAGAAAGCCAAGGTGCTGATCATCGGCACCGGCGGCCTGGGCTCGCCCATCAGCCTGTACCTGGCGGCGGCCGGCATCGGCACCCTGGGGCTGGTGGATTTTGATGTGGTGGAGAGCAGCAACCTGCAGCGCCAGATCGTCCACGGCAACAGCACGCTGGGCATGCCCAAGGTCGAGTCGGCCAAACAGCGTCTGCAGGACCTCAACCGCCATATCCGGATCAACGCGCACAACACCGCCCTGAATGCCGACAACGCGTTGAAGCTGGTAGGCGCTTATGACCTGGTGATCGACGGCACCGACAATTTCGACACCCGTTACCTGGTCAACGACGCCTGCGTGCAACTCGGTAAACCCTTGGTGTACGGCGCCATCTACCGTTTCGACGGGCAGATCAGCGTGCTCAACCATAAAGGCGGGCCGTGCTATCGCTGCCTGTTCCCCAGCGCACCGCCTGCAGAACTGGCGCCCAACTGCAGCGCCGGTGGGGTGATCGGCGTGCTGCCGGGCGTGGTCGGGATGATCCAGGCCACCGAGGCGATCAAACTGTTGATCGGCATCGGCGAACCGCTGTCCGGGCGCTTGATGCGCTTTGATGCGCTGGCGATGAAATTCAGCGAAATCCGCTTCAAGCGCCGAGCCGACTGCCCGTGCTGCTCCGCGTTGCGTCACAGCGAAACCCTCACGCCGACAGCCTGCGCGGACGCAGTGCCGAGCCAGCCGTCCCTGGCCGAAGAACGCTATATCAAGCCCCAGGTGCTCAAGCAGGTACTTGAACACCATAGCAGCGCCGACGTGCTGCTGGATGTGCGCGACGCCAGCGAACTGGAGGTGTGCAAATTGCCGGGCGTGCTGCATATCCCCCTGGCCGAACTGGACGGGCAGCTCGACAGCCTCAGCCGGGATAACACCCACTACCTGATCTGCTACGCCGGCACCCGCGCCGAGCAAGCCGCCAGCACCCTGCTGGCAGCCGGCTTCGCCAACACCAAAGTCCTGCAAGGCGGCATGAAACACTGGGTTCGCGACGTCGAACCCGACATGCCGTTGTATTGA
- a CDS encoding alpha/beta fold hydrolase, whose amino-acid sequence MQSSSNLFPVALISAERRGDLSEDVYRLKPGNSPDGTVELAVTRLGLADVPENRGIPIILLHGSFSNRRFWYSPKGIGLGAYLARQGFDVWIPEMRGHGLSKRNQDYTKNRVADYARYDLPAIGAFVREQSAQIPHWLGHSLGGTALAAALGGQHLGAPAVASVALFGCQVSRTHWPLKIPPVEWTGRLLLKRFGEVSGSRLKRGPEDEPAGVMIEAMRWNGLFGRFGDGKQDWWKGLADVDVPLLAVSAAGDHQDPDWACRKLFEQVGSEHRQYLCLGRQQGFTEDFGHVEMLVSKAAQVQVWPLVAQWLKDPLTPLFGAAPEVMATV is encoded by the coding sequence ATGCAAAGCAGTAGCAACCTGTTTCCCGTCGCCCTGATCAGCGCTGAACGTCGTGGCGACCTGAGTGAAGATGTGTACCGCCTCAAACCCGGTAACAGCCCTGACGGCACCGTCGAGCTGGCGGTTACCCGTTTGGGCCTGGCTGATGTCCCGGAAAACCGGGGCATCCCGATCATTTTGTTGCATGGCAGCTTTTCCAATCGGCGCTTCTGGTACTCGCCCAAGGGCATCGGGCTGGGTGCCTACCTGGCGCGCCAGGGCTTTGATGTATGGATCCCGGAAATGCGTGGGCATGGTCTGTCCAAGCGCAATCAGGACTACACCAAAAATCGCGTCGCCGACTATGCGCGGTACGACTTGCCGGCCATTGGCGCATTTGTGCGCGAGCAAAGTGCGCAAATCCCCCACTGGCTCGGGCATTCTTTGGGCGGCACCGCCCTGGCAGCGGCCCTCGGTGGTCAGCACCTTGGCGCGCCGGCGGTGGCTTCTGTGGCGCTGTTTGGCTGTCAGGTCAGCCGCACCCACTGGCCGTTGAAAATTCCGCCGGTGGAGTGGACCGGCCGCTTGCTGCTGAAGCGTTTCGGGGAAGTCTCCGGCTCGCGGCTCAAGCGCGGCCCGGAAGACGAACCGGCGGGCGTAATGATCGAGGCCATGCGCTGGAACGGCCTGTTCGGGCGCTTTGGCGATGGCAAGCAGGACTGGTGGAAAGGCCTGGCAGACGTCGATGTGCCGTTGTTGGCGGTCAGCGCCGCCGGCGACCACCAGGACCCCGACTGGGCGTGCCGCAAGCTGTTCGAGCAAGTCGGATCCGAGCACCGTCAATACCTGTGCCTGGGCCGCCAGCAAGGGTTTACCGAGGATTTCGGGCACGTGGAAATGCTGGTCAGCAAAGCCGCACAGGTTCAAGTGTGGCCGTTGGTGGCGCAGTGGCTGAAAGATCCGCTGACACCATTGTTCGGTGCCGCGCCCGAGGTGATGGCCACGGTGTGA